A single region of the Triticum dicoccoides isolate Atlit2015 ecotype Zavitan chromosome 2B, WEW_v2.0, whole genome shotgun sequence genome encodes:
- the LOC119365632 gene encoding probable protein phosphatase 2C 43 isoform X1 gives MWPWLEKIASACWDRVRRYAPTSTRRDEDGGSGSGADADDLLLWSRDLGRHAAGDFSFAVVQANEVLEDHSQVETGAAATFVGVYDGHGGAEASRFISNHLSAHLVRLAQESGAVSENVVRNAFSATEEGFLSLVRRTHLIKPSIAAIGSCCLVGVIWRKTLYLANLGDSRAVVGCIVGSNKIVAEQLTRDHNASIEEVRQELKSLHPDDSQIVILKNGVWRIKGIIQVSRSIGDAYLKKQEFAVDPSITRFHLSEPLRRPVLTSEPSISTRLIRPQDSFVIFASDGLWEHLTNQQAVEIVHNNPREGIARRLIKAALKEAARKREMRYNDITKLEKGVRRFFHDDITVVVVFIDHGLLQEGNASAPELSVRGFVESGGSSSFSGLNSIS, from the exons ATGTGGCCGTGGCTGGAGAAGATTGCGTCCGCGTGCTGGGACCGGGTCCGGAGGTACGCGCCTACGAGTACGAGGAGGGATGAggacggcggcagcggcagcggcgccgACGCCGACGACCTGCTGCTCTGGTCGCGGGACCTCGGCAGGCACGCCGCGGGCGACTTCTCCTTCGCCGTCGTGCAGGCCAACGAGGTGCTGGAGGACCACAGCCAGGTTGAGACAGGCGCCGCCGCCACCTTCGTCGGCGTCTACGACGGCCACGGCGGCGCCGAGGCCTCCCGCTTCATCTCCAACCACCTTTCCGCGCACCTCGTCC GTCTTGCCCAAGAAAGCGGAGCAGTATCTGAGAATGTTGTTCGAAATGCCTTCTCTGCTACAGAGGAAGGCTTCCTGTCGCTCGTGCGCAGGACACACTTGATAAAACCTTCTATAGCTGCCATCGGATCTTGCTGTCTGGTTGGTGTCATATGGAGAAAAACACTTTACCTGGCCAATCTTGGGGATTCTCGGGCGGTTGTCGGTTGTATAGTTGGATCAAACAAGATTGTTGCCGAGCAGCTAACGAGAGATCACAACGCAAGCATCGAGGAAGTGAGGCAGGAGCTTAAATCTCTTCACCCTGATGATTCACAGATTGTTATTCTGAAAAATGGTGTCTGGCGCATCAAAGGCATTATACAG GTTTCAAGGTCTATAGGTGATGCATATTTAAAGAAGCAAGAATTCGCTGTTGATCCGTCCATAACTCGATTCCATCTCTCCGAGCCTCTCCGACGGCCTGTTCTAACTTCCGAGCCATCAATAAGCACGAGACTTATTCGTCCACAAGATAGTTTTGTTATCTTCGCATCGGATGGATTATGGGAGCACCTTACAAACCAGCAAGCCGTCGAAATTGTGCACAACAATCCACGTGAA GGTATTGCAAGGAGGCTAATAAAAGCAGCTTTGAAAGAAGCTGCACGGAAGAGGGAAATGAGGTACAACGATATTACGAAACTAGAGAAAGGGGTTCGCCGATTCTTCCATGATGACATCACAGTTGTTGTAGTTTTCATTGATCATGGGCTACTGCAGGAGGGGAATGCTTCTGCTCCTGAACTTTCAGTTCGTGGGTTTGTTGAGTCAGGAGGCTCCTCCAGCTTTTCAGGGTTAAATAGCATTTCTTGA
- the LOC119365632 gene encoding probable protein phosphatase 2C 43 isoform X2: MWPWLEKIASACWDRVRRYAPTSTRRDEDGGSGSGADADDLLLWSRDLGRHAAGDFSFAVVQANEVLEDHSQVETGAAATFVGVYDGHGGAEASRFISNHLSAHLVRLAQESGAVSENVVRNAFSATEEGFLSLVRRTHLIKPSIAAIGSCCLVGVIWRKTLYLANLGDSRAVVGCIVGSNKIVAEQLTRDHNASIEEVRQELKSLHPDDSQIVILKNGVWRIKGIIQVSRSIGDAYLKKQEFAVDPSITRFHLSEPLRRPVLTSEPSISTRLIRPQDSFVIFASDGLWEHLTNQQAVEIVHNNPREGIARRLIKAALKEAARKREMRRGMLLLLNFQFVGLLSQEAPPAFQG; encoded by the exons ATGTGGCCGTGGCTGGAGAAGATTGCGTCCGCGTGCTGGGACCGGGTCCGGAGGTACGCGCCTACGAGTACGAGGAGGGATGAggacggcggcagcggcagcggcgccgACGCCGACGACCTGCTGCTCTGGTCGCGGGACCTCGGCAGGCACGCCGCGGGCGACTTCTCCTTCGCCGTCGTGCAGGCCAACGAGGTGCTGGAGGACCACAGCCAGGTTGAGACAGGCGCCGCCGCCACCTTCGTCGGCGTCTACGACGGCCACGGCGGCGCCGAGGCCTCCCGCTTCATCTCCAACCACCTTTCCGCGCACCTCGTCC GTCTTGCCCAAGAAAGCGGAGCAGTATCTGAGAATGTTGTTCGAAATGCCTTCTCTGCTACAGAGGAAGGCTTCCTGTCGCTCGTGCGCAGGACACACTTGATAAAACCTTCTATAGCTGCCATCGGATCTTGCTGTCTGGTTGGTGTCATATGGAGAAAAACACTTTACCTGGCCAATCTTGGGGATTCTCGGGCGGTTGTCGGTTGTATAGTTGGATCAAACAAGATTGTTGCCGAGCAGCTAACGAGAGATCACAACGCAAGCATCGAGGAAGTGAGGCAGGAGCTTAAATCTCTTCACCCTGATGATTCACAGATTGTTATTCTGAAAAATGGTGTCTGGCGCATCAAAGGCATTATACAG GTTTCAAGGTCTATAGGTGATGCATATTTAAAGAAGCAAGAATTCGCTGTTGATCCGTCCATAACTCGATTCCATCTCTCCGAGCCTCTCCGACGGCCTGTTCTAACTTCCGAGCCATCAATAAGCACGAGACTTATTCGTCCACAAGATAGTTTTGTTATCTTCGCATCGGATGGATTATGGGAGCACCTTACAAACCAGCAAGCCGTCGAAATTGTGCACAACAATCCACGTGAA GGTATTGCAAGGAGGCTAATAAAAGCAGCTTTGAAAGAAGCTGCACGGAAGAGGGAAATGAG GAGGGGAATGCTTCTGCTCCTGAACTTTCAGTTCGTGGGTTTGTTGAGTCAGGAGGCTCCTCCAGCTTTTCAGGGTTAA
- the LOC119365633 gene encoding probable L-type lectin-domain containing receptor kinase S.5 yields the protein MGSAVQDRLWSGIGAGLPAPREQQRVLHRDIKPSNVMLDMDYNARLGDFGLARVIQHDGVTHHSTQAVAGTRGYMAHECFFTGRASLDTDVYAFGVFIIEVVSGKSPSSGVKYIHDSDQVGKEDYSSGGLGRHPLTVHIVDWTWSLYGEGMALHAADPLLDGGFEQAQVDCAVRLALACCHPNPREAVHEDGGAGVDRRCPGTGAAG from the coding sequence ATGGGATCGGCGGTACAAGATCGTCTGTGGAGTGGCATCGGCGCTGGACTACCTGCACCACGGGAGCAGCAGAGGGTCCTGCACAGGGACATCAAGCCCAGTAATGTGATGCTCGACATGGACTACAACGCACGGCTGGGCGACTTCGGGCTCGCCCGCGTCATCCAGCATGACGGGGTCACACACCACTCCACACAGGCGGTGGCCGGCACTCGCGGCTACATGGCCCACGAGTGCTTCTTCACCGGCCGTGCCAGCCTCGACACAGACGTCTACGCGTTTGGGGTCTTCATCATTGAGGTTGTCAGCGGGAAGAGCCCCAGCAGTGGCGTGAAGTACATCCACGACAGCGACCAGGTTGGCAAGGAGGATTACTCGAGCGGCGGCCTAGGGCGACACCCCTTGACTGTGCACATTGTGGACTGGACTTGGAGTCTATACGGCGAGGGGATGGCCTTGCATGCCGCCGACCCGTTGCTCGATGGCGGGTTCGAGCAGGCGCAGGTGGACTGTGCGGTGAGGCTAGCGTTGGCGTGCTGCCACCCGAACCCGAGGGAGGCCGTCCATGAAGATGGTGGTGCAGGTGTTGATCGACGGTGCCCCGGCACCGGAGCCGCCGGTTAA
- the LOC119365631 gene encoding probable L-type lectin-domain containing receptor kinase S.5: MTKPNTSSLSNFFCIACAAVVILGRTCSCLQFTYPNFNASNRDDFSFSPDSAISNNSLQITPNAGNMSHRSGRVVYTRETLKLWNSKRTELTSFRTEFVLNILPQNGTGEGMTFILTNNPSLPSNSSGQWLGVCNNQTDGVKTNRLVAVEFDTRKSYKDDLDGNHVGLDLNSIKSVQQHPLSNQSIALSSGSDVLVGIKYDGASLLFQVTLVQYSTSGQHVALLSRYINLSLVLLDDIYLVFAGSTGNFTQLNQIKSWNFTTIDDDATVRRGHYWRRKVLLALVALLVFSICLFAGLFMWRRLTWRRRLAYRNLEKMIDAHGPVKFKLRELRRATANFSPTRKLGRGGFGTVYLGYVDRMNLEVAVKRVSTDKQADRGEKEFVAEVNTISKLSHRNLVKLIGWCHKKGELLLVYEYFPMGSLDKLLYARERTASSSMSASTDTPELTWERRYKIICGVASALDYLHHGSSKRILHRDVKASNVMLDTEYNARLGDFGLARVIQHDGVTHHSTQVVAGTRGYMAYESFFTGRASLDTDVYAFGVFVMEVISGRSPSNAVQHPYIHDSDHRGEEDYSSGGGARHPLPMHIVDWIWRLYGEGKALHAADPLLGGEFEQAQVDCAVRLALACCHPNPRERPSMRTAVQVLIDGAPTPEPPFNKPAFVWPPGGNQREMELPEVGLLFTGGARQHSSFCSLNSTSLTGR, encoded by the coding sequence ATGACAAAGCCCAATACCAGCAGCCTGTCGAACTTCTTCTGCATAGCTTGTGCAGCTGTTGTCATCCTAGGCAGAACCTGCAGTTGCTTGCAGTTCACTTACCCCAACTTCAACGCAAGCAACAGGGACGATTTCAGCTTCAGCCCTGACTCAGCAATCTCCAACAACTCCCTGCAGATCACGCCGAACGCCGGCAACATGAGCCACCGGTCAGGAAGAGTGGTCTACACAAGGGAAACCCTCAAGCTGTGGAACAGCAAGCGCACGGAGCTCACGTCGTTCAGGACAGAGTTCGTGCTCAACATCCTCCCACAGAATGGGACTGGAGAAGGTATGACCTTCATCCTCACAAATAATCCATCTTTGCCCAGCAACAGCAGCGGCCAGTGGCTGGGTGTGTGCAACAACCAGACAGACGGCGTGAAGACAAACCGATTAGTAGCCGTGGAATTTGACACGAGGAAGAGCTACAAGGATGACCTTGACGGCAACCATGTCGGACTCGACTTAAATAGCATCAAATCTGTTCAGCAACACCCACTCAGTAATCAGTCCATCGCCCTCTCAAGTGGGTCTGATGTATTGGTCGGGATCAAATACGATGGTGCATCACTGCTGTTTCAAGTAACTCTCGTCCAATACAGCACAAGTGGGCAGCATGTTGCCCTATTAAGTCGGTACATTAACCTGTCACTAGTTCTACTGGACGACATATATCTGGTGTTTgcaggttccacaggcaacttcacCCAGCTGAACCAGATAAAGTCCTGGAACTTCACCACAATAGACGACGATGCCACAGTTAGAAGAGGGCATTACTGGAGAAGAAAGGTGCTTTTGGCTCTCGTTGCATTGCTTGTGTTCTCTATATGTTTGTTTGCTGGGCTGTTCATGTGGAGAAGGCTGACGTGGCGGAGAAGGCTCGCCTACCGCAACCTGGAGAAGATGATCGACGCACATGGTCCAGTCAAATTTAAGCTCAGGGAACTCAGGCGTGCGACTGCCAACTTCAGTCCTACCCGCAAGCTGGGCCGAGGAGGCTTTGGCACCGTTTACCTTGGATACGTCGATAGGATGAACTTGGAGGTGGCAGTCAAGCGGGTGTCGACGGACAAGCAGGCCGACCGGGGAGAGAAGGAGTTCGTGGCGGAGGTGAACACGATCAGCAAGCTGTCGCACCGGAACCTCGTGAAGCTGATCGGCTGGTGCCACAAGAAGGGCGAGCTTCTGCTTGTCTACGAGTACTTCCCCATGGGAAGCCTTGACAAGCTCCTTTACGCCAGGGAAAGGACCGCGTCGTCGTCCATGTCGGCGTCGACGGACACACCGGAGCTCACATGGGAGCGGCGGTACAAGATCATCTGCGGCGTGGCATCGGCGCTGGACTACCTGCACCACGGGAGCAGCAAGCGGATCCTCCACAGGGACGTCAAGGCCAGCAACGTGATGCTCGACACCGAGTACAACGCGCGGCTGGGGGACTTCGGCCTCGCCCGCGTCATCCAGCACGACGGTGTCACGCACCACTCCACGCAGGTCGTGGCGGGGACCCGCGGCTACATGGCGTACGAGAGCTTCTTCACAGGCCGTGCCAGCCTCGACACGGACGTGTACGCATTCGGGGTCTTCGTCATGGAGGTGATCAGCGGGAGGAGCCCCAGCAACGCCGTGCAGCACCCATACATCCACGACAGCGACCACCGTGGTGAGGAGGATTACTCGAGCGGCGGGGGAGCGCGACACCCCTTGCCGATGCACATTGTGGATTGGATATGGAGGCTCTACGGCGAGGGAAAGGCCTTGCATGCCGCCGACCCATTGCTCGGCGGTGAGTTTGAGCAGGCGCAGGTGGACTGTGCGGTGAGGCTGGCGTTGGCGTGCTGCCATCCGAACCCAAGGGAGAGGCCGTCCATGAGGACGGCGGTGCAGGTGTTGATCGATGGTGCCCCGACGCCGGAGCCGCCGTTTAATAAGCCTGCGTTTGTTTGGCCTCCGGGCGGCAATCAGCGGGAGATGGAGCTTCCGGAGGTCGGGTTGCTGTTCACGGGAGGGGCTAGGCAGCACAGCAGTTTCTGCTCCTTGAACTCCACTTCCCTCACGGGGAGGTGA